From the genome of Geothrix sp. 21YS21S-4, one region includes:
- a CDS encoding response regulator has protein sequence MIRVLLVEDDPMVAELNRIYLTRVKGFEAVALVRSAPEALELLRSRPVDLLLLDIFMPGQSGIELMEEIRRAGVDVDVIFVTAARDTATIDRALKLGAVDYLIKPFEFERLKQALERYRETRHRIREGQALDQTELDKHLGRRPAEPARAAGLPKGLDRNTLDRVLRAILAWPEASPWFTSEEIGQQVGLSRVSVRKYFEFLAALHVLRMEPGYGTGGRPVHRFTLQKAHLREVQRLL, from the coding sequence ATGATCCGCGTCCTGCTGGTGGAAGACGATCCCATGGTGGCCGAGCTGAACCGGATCTACCTGACCCGGGTGAAGGGCTTCGAGGCCGTGGCCCTGGTGCGGAGCGCGCCGGAGGCGCTGGAGCTGCTGCGCAGCCGGCCCGTGGATCTGCTCTTGCTGGACATCTTCATGCCCGGCCAGAGCGGGATCGAACTCATGGAGGAGATCCGCCGGGCGGGCGTGGACGTCGACGTGATCTTCGTGACCGCCGCCCGGGACACGGCCACCATCGACCGGGCGCTGAAGCTGGGCGCCGTGGACTACCTGATCAAGCCCTTCGAGTTCGAGCGGCTGAAGCAGGCGCTGGAGCGCTACCGCGAGACCCGCCACCGCATCCGCGAGGGCCAGGCCCTGGACCAGACGGAGTTGGACAAGCACCTGGGCCGCCGCCCGGCGGAACCGGCGAGGGCCGCGGGCCTTCCCAAGGGCCTGGACCGGAACACCCTGGACCGCGTGCTGCGGGCCATCCTCGCGTGGCCGGAGGCCTCCCCCTGGTTCACCAGCGAGGAGATCGGCCAGCAGGTCGGCCTGTCGCGCGTCTCGGTGCGGAAGTACTTCGAGTTCCTGGCCGCCCTCCATGTCCTGCGGATGGAGCCGGGCTACGGCACGGGCGGGCGGCCCGTCCACCGCTTCACCCTCCAGAAGGCCCATCTGCGCGAGGTCCAGCGCCTCCTGTGA
- the dcuS gene encoding DcuS/MalK family sensor histidine kinase yields the protein MSRTRPVIRLRARITLLVSLILGLALLVTGVLVDWKMEQQAREAFGEKVVLLSRIVAESDIAREGLLGKRSPDEVQAFAERIRLESATDYVVVMGMDGLRLSHPTPTQIGARFAGGDDADVYRGRSYLSVAQGTLGVSLRAFTPVRDGERQVGAVAVGMLMSGVDRAVVSVQKRILFGGAVGFAAGILGAMYLAGRIKGILMGMEPQEISTVLQQRNAMLHSVREGVLGVNRDLVVTIVNEEALRLFARAGSHGELVGRNVEEVLPSSRLRGVVETGQAEYDQEGDILGLPILTNRVPVLVEGRIAGALATFRDKTEVNRLAEQLTGVRFYADALRAQTHEFMNKLHVILGLVKLEEYERLETYITGVAGRLDDEVGFVVQRIKDPVVAGFLLARFASAREQNILMRLDEDASLPPCPDGAASHDLVTVLGNLLENAVEAIGDRTHREIQVSLRPEEDDVHLSVADTGPGLPEDVLARAFTLGFSTKGENRGFGLWQAARTVEARGGRLEARNREEGGALFTASLRLFPGEEA from the coding sequence ATGTCCCGGACGCGCCCCGTCATACGCCTGCGGGCCAGGATCACCCTCCTGGTCAGCCTGATCCTCGGGCTGGCCCTCCTCGTCACCGGCGTGCTGGTGGACTGGAAGATGGAGCAGCAGGCCCGGGAGGCTTTCGGCGAGAAGGTGGTCCTCCTGTCCCGCATCGTCGCCGAGTCCGACATCGCGCGGGAGGGCCTCCTGGGAAAGCGCTCCCCCGACGAGGTGCAGGCCTTCGCCGAGCGCATCCGGCTGGAATCCGCCACGGACTACGTGGTGGTGATGGGCATGGACGGCCTCCGGCTGTCCCATCCCACGCCCACCCAGATCGGCGCCCGCTTCGCCGGGGGCGACGACGCGGACGTCTACCGCGGCCGGTCCTACCTGTCCGTGGCCCAGGGGACCCTGGGCGTGTCGCTCCGCGCGTTCACCCCCGTCCGCGATGGCGAGCGGCAGGTGGGGGCCGTCGCGGTGGGAATGCTGATGTCCGGCGTGGACCGGGCCGTGGTCAGCGTCCAGAAGCGCATCCTGTTCGGCGGTGCCGTGGGCTTCGCGGCGGGGATCCTGGGCGCGATGTATCTCGCCGGCCGGATCAAGGGGATCCTCATGGGCATGGAGCCCCAGGAGATCTCGACGGTCCTCCAGCAGCGGAACGCCATGCTGCATTCGGTGCGCGAGGGCGTGCTGGGCGTGAACCGCGACCTGGTCGTCACCATCGTCAATGAGGAGGCCCTGCGCCTGTTCGCCCGCGCGGGGAGCCACGGCGAGCTGGTGGGCCGCAACGTCGAGGAGGTCCTGCCCAGCTCCCGGCTGCGGGGCGTGGTCGAGACGGGCCAGGCGGAGTACGACCAGGAAGGCGACATCCTGGGCCTGCCCATCCTCACGAACCGCGTCCCCGTGCTGGTGGAGGGCCGCATCGCGGGAGCGCTCGCCACCTTCCGCGACAAGACCGAAGTGAACCGCCTGGCGGAGCAGCTCACCGGGGTCCGGTTCTACGCTGATGCCCTGCGGGCCCAGACCCACGAGTTCATGAACAAGCTCCACGTGATCCTCGGGCTGGTGAAGCTGGAGGAGTACGAGCGGCTGGAGACCTACATCACCGGCGTGGCCGGGCGGCTGGACGACGAGGTGGGCTTCGTGGTTCAGCGCATCAAGGATCCGGTGGTGGCGGGCTTCCTGCTCGCGCGGTTCGCCTCCGCCCGGGAGCAGAACATCCTGATGCGCCTCGACGAGGACGCGTCGTTGCCGCCCTGTCCCGACGGCGCCGCGTCCCACGACCTCGTCACCGTCCTCGGCAACCTCCTGGAGAACGCCGTGGAGGCCATTGGGGACCGGACCCACCGGGAGATCCAGGTCTCGCTCCGGCCGGAGGAGGACGACGTGCACCTGTCCGTCGCCGACACGGGGCCGGGCCTGCCCGAGGACGTCCTCGCCCGGGCCTTCACGCTGGGGTTCTCCACCAAGGGCGAGAACCGCGGTTTCGGCCTGTGGCAGGCGGCCCGCACCGTCGAAGCCCGCGGAGGCCGCCTGGAGGCCCGGAACCGCGAGGAGGGCGGCGCCCTCTTCACAGCGTCGCTCCGCCTGTTCCCGGGGGAGGAGGCATGA
- a CDS encoding SRPBCC family protein, which produces MSTPRSTPEPAWDPDCEIVSRRVFAAPRERVFAAWTDPVHLAVWWGPKGFTNTFEAFEPVPGGAWRFVMHGPDGTDYPNQSVFVEVEAPSRLVFDHVSGHRFRVVATFEAADGGTEVTFRMRFESAEACAEVRDFVVPANEENFNRLEAELGRMG; this is translated from the coding sequence ATGAGCACCCCGAGGAGCACCCCCGAACCCGCCTGGGATCCCGACTGCGAGATCGTCTCCCGCCGGGTCTTCGCCGCGCCCCGGGAGCGGGTGTTCGCCGCCTGGACCGACCCCGTCCACCTCGCCGTGTGGTGGGGGCCGAAGGGCTTCACCAACACCTTCGAGGCCTTCGAGCCCGTGCCCGGCGGCGCGTGGCGCTTCGTGATGCACGGGCCCGACGGCACCGACTACCCCAACCAGAGCGTGTTCGTGGAGGTGGAGGCCCCCAGCCGCCTCGTGTTCGACCACGTCTCGGGCCACCGCTTCCGGGTGGTGGCCACTTTCGAGGCAGCGGACGGCGGGACGGAGGTGACCTTCCGGATGCGGTTCGAGTCCGCCGAGGCGTGCGCGGAGGTGCGGGACTTCGTGGTCCCTGCGAACGAGGAGAACTTCAACCGCCTGGAGGCGGAACTGGGGCGGATGGGCTGA
- the gdhA gene encoding NADP-specific glutamate dehydrogenase — protein MSQYVNEVLEGLKKKAPWESLFIQAATEILHSLAPVLEKEPKYKKNAILERILEPERAIGFRVPWVDDKGQIRVNPGWRVQFSSAIGPYKGGIRFHPNVTLDTLKFLGFEQIFKNSLTGLPMGGGKGGSNFDPNGKSDAEVMRFCQSFMMELFRHIGPDTDVPAGDIGVGGREVGYMFGMYKKLANEFTGVLTGKGQYWGGSLIRPEATGYGVVYFAEEALKTKGNSMQGKKVAVSGFGNVAWGAVTKATQLGAKVVTISGPDGYIYDADGISGEKIAYMEEMLRIDRMSVAPYAQRFKTAQFHAGKRPWEQKVDVALPCAIQNELNLDEAKGLLANGCLAVVEGANMPSTLDAVEFFQANTDKIIFSPGKASNAGGVATSGLEMSQNSMRLGWTAEEVDARLHQIMVNIHKSCVDAAARFGTPGNYVNGANIAGFLKVADSMIDQGLV, from the coding sequence ATGAGCCAGTACGTCAACGAAGTCCTTGAGGGCCTCAAGAAGAAGGCCCCCTGGGAAAGCCTGTTCATCCAGGCGGCCACCGAGATCCTGCATTCCCTGGCGCCGGTCCTCGAGAAGGAGCCCAAGTACAAGAAGAACGCCATCCTCGAGCGCATCCTGGAGCCCGAGCGCGCCATCGGCTTCCGCGTGCCCTGGGTGGACGACAAGGGCCAGATCCGCGTCAATCCGGGCTGGCGCGTGCAGTTCAGCAGCGCCATCGGGCCCTACAAGGGCGGCATCCGGTTCCACCCCAACGTCACCCTCGACACCCTGAAGTTCCTGGGCTTCGAGCAGATCTTCAAGAACAGCCTGACCGGCCTGCCCATGGGCGGCGGCAAGGGCGGCTCCAACTTCGATCCCAACGGCAAGTCCGACGCCGAAGTGATGCGCTTCTGCCAGTCCTTCATGATGGAGCTGTTCCGCCACATCGGCCCCGACACCGACGTGCCGGCCGGCGACATCGGCGTGGGCGGCCGCGAAGTGGGCTACATGTTCGGGATGTACAAGAAGCTCGCCAATGAGTTCACCGGCGTGCTCACCGGCAAGGGCCAGTACTGGGGCGGCAGCCTCATCCGTCCCGAGGCCACCGGCTACGGCGTGGTCTACTTCGCCGAAGAGGCGCTGAAGACCAAGGGCAACAGCATGCAGGGCAAGAAGGTCGCCGTGTCCGGCTTCGGCAACGTCGCCTGGGGCGCCGTCACCAAGGCCACCCAGCTCGGCGCGAAGGTCGTCACCATCTCCGGCCCCGACGGCTACATCTACGACGCCGACGGCATCAGTGGAGAGAAGATCGCCTACATGGAGGAGATGCTCCGCATCGACCGCATGTCCGTGGCCCCCTACGCCCAGCGCTTCAAGACGGCCCAGTTCCACGCCGGCAAGCGCCCCTGGGAGCAGAAGGTCGACGTGGCCCTGCCCTGCGCCATCCAGAACGAGCTGAACCTCGACGAAGCCAAGGGCCTGCTCGCCAACGGCTGCCTGGCCGTGGTGGAAGGCGCCAACATGCCCAGCACCCTGGACGCCGTGGAGTTCTTCCAGGCCAACACGGACAAGATCATCTTCTCCCCCGGCAAGGCCTCCAACGCCGGCGGCGTGGCCACCTCCGGCCTCGAGATGAGCCAGAACTCCATGCGCCTGGGCTGGACCGCCGAGGAAGTGGACGCCCGCCTACACCAGATCATGGTCAACATCCACAAGTCCTGCGTGGACGCCGCGGCCCGCTTCGGCACCCCCGGCAACTACGTCAACGGCGCGAACATCGCCGGCTTCCTCAAGGTGGCCGACTCCATGATCGACCAGGGACTCGTCTAG
- a CDS encoding PEP/pyruvate-binding domain-containing protein yields the protein MISPEFNEIFHKYASDKEIFHDLMPLRAREILLVSPAFDAFTLEQDGLLTEILFEGYYQLNMSNPPRVTNVSTVEDALETCASRHFDMIIVMSRLGQGGHVELSRALRKADTKIPIYLLLNDNVEVGAMDRRRQDLLRHYDQIFVWNGNPEIFMAMVKFMEDRANVQNDTRVGLTRVILLVEDSIRYYSRYLPILYSEILKQTTRLAKDQNLDRMTRTLSMRVRPKVILATSYEEAMGFCDRYQDCLLCVISDRKFPKDGVLDSQAGIKLIRALKERIPDLPTLLQSSDPLKESWATALNSGFLNKNSYTLGAELSSFFYERLGFGDFIFRDREGAEIARATNMEDLRDKLRIIPVESLVYHASRNHFSAWIMARGEVQVAKVLAKFRISDYRDPEEMRAFLIHVGDYVQRMKTLGKVVPLTESTPKEEPNILRLAAGSMGGKGRGVAFTHALLSRLDLERQIPGANIRIPRSAIVGTEEFTAFINRHDLRHSLQEDADDDAIKHRFLAGSLSPELMDKLRLFLSRHAQVPLAVRSSGLMEDSLSHPFAGLYNTFFLPNNHPDPEVCLAQVAEAIKLVYASVYSKASRSYFQAIDYKIEEEQMALLIQEVSGSRFGDRFYPHLSGVAQSFNYYPVAYTQPQDGIANIAVGLGKYVVEGDKAYRFTPAYPEMDVVPPKEQLRTTQRHFYALDLSRTSMDLYAGEDATLLKLDIAEAEKDGALQHCASVWDWNDDRIRDGLDYPGPRIVNFRNILKYDQFPLAAILQRLLQLVREAMETPVEIEFAVNLDPDPENGKPTFTLLQIKHQLIDGGDVNLSAEDLDPADLFLFSERCVGNGTVEGMRDIVWVDPAGFDKFETPALAAELEKLNDRFRAEAGKYVLLGPGRWGSNDRHLGIPITWSMISCAQVIVEYAMENFQADASLGSHFFHNVTSLNIGYFTVPYPRGTALLDWDWLRAQPEVWRSGCLVHSRVEEPLHIVMDGRRSASAIFKQAPLPPEPEPEQEGFA from the coding sequence ATGATCAGTCCGGAGTTCAACGAGATCTTCCACAAGTACGCCTCGGACAAGGAGATCTTCCACGACCTGATGCCCCTGCGCGCCCGGGAGATCCTGCTGGTCTCGCCGGCCTTCGACGCCTTCACCCTGGAGCAGGACGGGCTGCTGACGGAGATCCTGTTCGAGGGCTACTACCAGCTCAACATGAGCAATCCGCCGCGGGTGACCAACGTGTCCACGGTGGAGGACGCGCTGGAGACCTGCGCCAGCCGCCACTTCGACATGATCATCGTGATGAGCCGCCTGGGCCAGGGCGGGCACGTGGAGCTGAGCCGGGCCCTGCGGAAGGCCGACACCAAGATCCCCATCTACCTCCTGCTGAACGACAACGTGGAGGTGGGCGCCATGGACCGGCGCCGCCAGGATCTGCTGCGCCACTACGACCAGATCTTCGTGTGGAACGGGAACCCCGAGATCTTCATGGCCATGGTGAAGTTCATGGAGGACCGGGCCAACGTCCAGAACGACACCCGCGTCGGCCTCACCCGCGTGATCCTGCTGGTGGAGGACAGCATCCGCTACTACTCGCGGTACCTGCCCATCCTCTACAGCGAGATCCTCAAGCAGACCACCCGCCTGGCGAAGGACCAGAACCTCGACCGGATGACCCGCACCCTGTCCATGCGGGTGCGGCCCAAGGTGATCCTGGCCACCTCCTATGAAGAGGCGATGGGCTTCTGCGACCGCTACCAGGACTGCCTGCTGTGCGTCATCTCGGACCGAAAGTTCCCCAAGGACGGGGTCCTGGATTCCCAGGCGGGGATCAAGCTCATCCGCGCCCTGAAGGAGCGCATCCCGGACCTGCCAACCCTGCTCCAGTCCTCGGATCCCCTGAAGGAATCCTGGGCCACGGCGCTCAACAGCGGGTTCCTGAACAAGAACTCCTACACGCTGGGCGCGGAGCTTTCGAGCTTCTTCTACGAGCGGCTGGGGTTCGGCGATTTCATCTTCCGCGACCGGGAAGGGGCGGAGATCGCCCGCGCCACCAACATGGAGGACCTGCGCGACAAGCTGCGGATCATCCCCGTGGAAAGCCTCGTCTACCACGCCTCGCGCAACCACTTCTCCGCCTGGATCATGGCCCGCGGCGAAGTCCAGGTGGCCAAGGTCCTGGCGAAGTTCCGGATCTCGGACTACCGCGACCCGGAGGAGATGCGCGCCTTCCTCATCCACGTGGGCGACTACGTCCAACGGATGAAGACGCTCGGAAAGGTCGTCCCCCTCACGGAATCCACGCCCAAGGAGGAGCCCAACATCCTCCGCCTGGCGGCCGGATCCATGGGCGGGAAGGGGCGGGGCGTGGCCTTCACCCACGCCCTCCTGTCCCGGCTGGACCTCGAGCGGCAGATCCCCGGCGCCAACATCCGCATCCCCCGCTCCGCCATCGTGGGGACGGAGGAATTCACCGCGTTCATCAACCGCCACGACCTGCGGCACAGCCTCCAGGAGGACGCCGACGACGACGCCATCAAGCACCGGTTCCTGGCGGGCAGCCTGTCGCCGGAGCTGATGGACAAGCTCCGCCTGTTCCTGTCCCGCCACGCCCAGGTGCCCCTCGCCGTCCGATCGTCGGGGCTGATGGAGGACAGCCTGTCCCATCCCTTCGCGGGGCTGTACAACACCTTCTTCCTGCCCAACAACCACCCCGATCCCGAGGTCTGTCTCGCCCAGGTCGCCGAGGCCATCAAGCTGGTCTACGCGTCGGTGTACTCCAAGGCGTCGCGCTCCTACTTCCAGGCCATCGACTACAAGATCGAGGAAGAACAGATGGCCCTCCTCATCCAGGAGGTCTCGGGCAGCCGGTTCGGCGACCGCTTCTACCCGCACCTGTCCGGCGTGGCCCAGTCCTTCAACTACTACCCCGTGGCCTACACCCAGCCCCAGGATGGGATCGCCAATATCGCCGTGGGCCTGGGGAAGTACGTGGTGGAAGGGGACAAGGCCTACCGGTTCACCCCGGCCTACCCCGAGATGGACGTGGTTCCCCCCAAGGAGCAGCTCCGCACCACCCAGCGGCACTTCTACGCCCTCGACCTGAGCCGCACGTCCATGGACCTCTACGCCGGCGAGGACGCCACCCTGCTCAAGCTGGACATCGCCGAAGCGGAGAAGGACGGCGCCCTCCAGCACTGCGCCTCGGTCTGGGACTGGAATGACGACCGGATCCGCGACGGCCTGGACTATCCCGGGCCGCGCATCGTGAACTTCCGCAACATCCTCAAGTACGACCAGTTCCCGTTGGCGGCCATCCTCCAGCGGCTGCTGCAGCTGGTCCGCGAGGCCATGGAGACGCCCGTGGAGATCGAGTTCGCCGTGAACCTCGATCCCGATCCGGAGAACGGGAAGCCCACCTTCACGCTGCTCCAGATCAAGCACCAGCTCATCGACGGCGGGGACGTGAACCTCTCCGCCGAGGACCTGGATCCCGCCGACCTGTTCCTGTTCTCCGAGCGGTGCGTGGGCAACGGCACCGTCGAGGGGATGCGGGACATCGTGTGGGTGGACCCGGCGGGCTTCGACAAGTTCGAGACGCCCGCCCTGGCCGCGGAGCTGGAGAAGCTCAACGACCGTTTCCGCGCCGAGGCCGGGAAGTACGTCCTGCTGGGCCCCGGCCGCTGGGGGAGCAACGACCGCCACCTGGGGATCCCCATCACCTGGTCGATGATCTCCTGCGCCCAGGTGATCGTGGAGTACGCCATGGAGAACTTCCAGGCGGACGCTTCGCTCGGCTCCCACTTCTTCCACAACGTCACGTCGCTGAACATCGGCTACTTCACCGTGCCCTATCCCCGCGGCACGGCCCTGCTCGACTGGGACTGGCTGCGGGCCCAGCCGGAGGTGTGGCGGTCGGGCTGCCTGGTCCACAGCCGGGTGGAAGAGCCCCTCCACATCGTCATGGACGGCCGGCGCAGCGCCTCGGCGATCTTCAAGCAGGCGCCCCTCCCGCCCGAGCCGGAGCCCGAGCAGGAGGGGTTCGCCTAG
- a CDS encoding DUF1579 domain-containing protein: MRGLTLFLGCALVLSAQEGPKPTRHHLAMKDQAGTWTAVARLYMDPSKPPVVAKGTEVNALVAGGLWLKSELKAEMMGQAFEGHGLFGYDTQQNAHVGSWVDSSGTWMALTKGQCSGNCREQVLYFEGYDEAGKPASYKEVHTQVDRDHRTMAMFVKAKGGTFVKQMDMEYARVK, translated from the coding sequence ATGCGCGGATTGACGCTGTTCCTCGGATGCGCCCTGGTCCTGTCGGCCCAGGAAGGCCCCAAGCCCACCCGCCACCACCTCGCCATGAAGGATCAGGCGGGGACCTGGACGGCCGTGGCGCGGCTGTACATGGATCCCTCGAAGCCGCCGGTGGTGGCCAAGGGGACGGAGGTCAACGCGCTCGTCGCGGGCGGCCTCTGGCTGAAGAGCGAACTCAAGGCCGAGATGATGGGCCAGGCCTTCGAGGGCCACGGGCTCTTCGGGTACGACACCCAGCAGAACGCCCACGTGGGGAGCTGGGTGGACAGCTCCGGCACCTGGATGGCGCTCACCAAGGGGCAGTGCAGCGGAAACTGCCGGGAGCAGGTCCTGTATTTCGAGGGCTACGACGAGGCCGGGAAGCCCGCTTCCTACAAGGAAGTGCACACCCAGGTGGACCGCGACCACCGCACCATGGCGATGTTCGTCAAGGCGAAGGGCGGGACCTTCGTCAAGCAGATGGACATGGAGTATGCGCGGGTGAAGTAG
- the gmk gene encoding guanylate kinase, which yields MIHHPGSVFVVSAPSGAGKSTLVHRLVRNVPDLVFSISCTTRQPRAGEVDGRDYFFIDDARFDAMIQEGGFVEWVEVYGHRYGTGRAWLEEVLASGRDVLLDIETTGALNLRQAIPDARMIFILPPSAAALEQRLRSRAKDSDEQVGIRMRHARHEMEQYPAYDYLVMNDDVELAYRQFEGIIHAARAERPRMTPLARRILEGF from the coding sequence TTGATCCACCATCCCGGCAGCGTGTTCGTGGTCTCCGCTCCGTCGGGAGCGGGCAAGTCGACCCTGGTCCACCGGCTGGTCCGGAACGTCCCCGACCTGGTGTTCTCCATTTCCTGCACCACCCGCCAACCCCGGGCGGGCGAGGTGGACGGCCGCGACTACTTCTTCATCGACGACGCCCGGTTCGACGCCATGATCCAGGAAGGCGGCTTCGTGGAGTGGGTGGAGGTCTACGGCCACCGCTACGGCACCGGCCGCGCCTGGCTGGAGGAGGTCCTGGCCAGCGGGCGGGACGTCCTCCTGGATATCGAGACCACCGGCGCCCTCAACCTGCGGCAGGCCATTCCCGATGCGCGGATGATCTTCATCCTCCCCCCGTCGGCGGCGGCCCTGGAGCAGCGCCTGCGCAGCCGCGCCAAGGATTCCGACGAGCAGGTGGGCATCCGGATGCGCCACGCCCGCCACGAGATGGAGCAGTATCCGGCCTACGACTATCTGGTGATGAACGATGACGTGGAACTCGCCTATCGCCAGTTCGAGGGCATCATCCACGCGGCCCGCGCGGAGCGGCCGCGGATGACCCCCCTGGCCCGCCGGATCCTCGAAGGGTTCTGA
- a CDS encoding S41 family peptidase, with protein sequence MARFITRNWMWMVMAATVAVAGPLLARTSGEGGRQRSLDTLTEIMDLVQKQTPEPPPSKQLAHATIQGMLHTLDPHSNYMDESEFRLLREEQKGSFFGIGAIIQQHDQGIAIISPMKGGPAERVGIRSGDIIKEIDGTNTEGMSSNAALQKLRGEKGTLVELAVRRAGLADLMRFSIPRAEVPTNSVYHSFMLDADTGFIQIKDFGETTSDEFEKAVASLKKQGMKRLVLDLRFNGGGVLDAAIGICRQLLGPDQLIVSQKGRDGRDESQTRTSKGAQLDPFPLVVLINRLSASASEIVTGAVQDHDRGVVVGQTSWGKGLVQSLLPINRSRGLALTTARYYTPSGRSIQRDYTHGLDDYYNPEDEKDTKPQGPAFKTDLGRTVYGGGGINPDYSLPVAKVNEFMATFRFRHSAFFRFAVHEKEHFGVRPGQHADDAVMARFRAWAQEQSLTISDQDWEANAEAMREQISIEMQNVAFGIEAGFKIQCEKDPAILKALEVMPEAEGLLRKKQLIARGASTTVAALR encoded by the coding sequence ATGGCCCGTTTCATCACGCGCAACTGGATGTGGATGGTCATGGCGGCCACGGTCGCCGTCGCCGGCCCTCTGCTCGCCCGCACCAGCGGAGAGGGCGGACGGCAGCGCAGCCTCGACACCCTGACCGAGATCATGGACCTGGTCCAGAAGCAGACCCCGGAGCCGCCCCCTTCCAAGCAGCTCGCCCACGCCACCATCCAGGGGATGCTGCACACCCTCGACCCCCACTCGAACTACATGGACGAGAGCGAGTTCCGGCTGCTGCGCGAGGAGCAGAAGGGCTCCTTCTTCGGGATCGGGGCCATCATCCAGCAGCACGACCAGGGCATCGCCATCATCAGCCCCATGAAGGGCGGCCCCGCGGAGCGCGTCGGCATCCGCTCCGGCGACATCATCAAGGAGATCGACGGCACCAACACCGAGGGTATGAGCTCCAACGCGGCGCTCCAGAAGCTGCGCGGGGAAAAGGGCACCCTCGTGGAACTGGCCGTCCGCCGCGCGGGGCTCGCGGACCTGATGCGGTTCTCGATCCCCCGGGCCGAAGTGCCCACCAACAGCGTCTACCACAGCTTCATGCTGGATGCCGACACGGGCTTCATCCAGATCAAGGACTTCGGCGAGACCACCTCCGACGAGTTCGAGAAGGCCGTGGCCTCCCTCAAGAAGCAGGGGATGAAGCGCCTCGTCCTCGACCTGCGCTTCAACGGCGGCGGCGTCCTCGACGCGGCCATCGGGATCTGCCGGCAGCTCCTCGGCCCCGACCAGCTCATCGTGAGCCAGAAGGGCCGCGACGGACGCGACGAGAGCCAGACCCGCACCAGCAAAGGCGCCCAGCTCGATCCCTTCCCCCTGGTGGTGCTCATCAACCGCCTGTCCGCCAGCGCCAGCGAGATCGTCACCGGCGCCGTCCAGGATCACGACCGCGGGGTGGTGGTGGGCCAGACGAGCTGGGGCAAGGGCCTGGTCCAGAGCCTCCTGCCCATCAACCGCTCCCGGGGCCTCGCCCTCACCACCGCGCGCTACTACACGCCGTCGGGCCGCAGCATCCAGCGCGACTACACCCATGGCCTGGACGACTACTACAACCCCGAGGACGAGAAGGACACGAAGCCCCAGGGTCCGGCCTTCAAGACCGACCTGGGCCGCACGGTCTACGGCGGCGGCGGGATCAACCCCGACTATTCGCTCCCCGTAGCCAAGGTGAACGAGTTCATGGCCACTTTCCGGTTCCGCCACTCCGCCTTCTTCCGGTTCGCGGTCCACGAGAAGGAGCACTTCGGCGTGCGCCCCGGCCAGCACGCGGACGACGCGGTGATGGCGCGCTTCCGCGCCTGGGCGCAGGAGCAGTCGCTGACCATCTCGGACCAGGACTGGGAGGCCAACGCGGAGGCCATGCGCGAGCAGATCTCCATCGAGATGCAGAACGTCGCCTTCGGCATCGAGGCGGGCTTCAAGATCCAGTGCGAGAAGGACCCCGCCATCCTCAAGGCCCTGGAAGTGATGCCCGAAGCCGAGGGCCTCCTCCGCAAGAAGCAGCTCATCGCCCGCGGCGCCTCCACCACGGTCGCCGCCCTCCGCTGA